A single region of the Theileria annulata chromosome 4, complete sequence, *** SEQUENCING IN PROGRESS *** genome encodes:
- a CDS encoding uncharacterized protein (Tap349h10.p1c.C.cand.136 - score = 19.61;~SMART DCX (SM00537) at aa 158-240, E()=2.43e-04; CT (SM00441) at aa 16-83, E()=3.22e+03; SPRY (SM00449) at aa 96-200, E()=2.87e+03; overlapping pfam:Pox_A3C (PF05288) at aa 154-219, E()=9.90e+00; overlapping pfam:DCX (PF03607) at aa 179-239, E()=1.60e-01; KOW (SM00739) at aa 193-213, E()=3.88e+03): MTGFIQYLDETCNYNPNPFLVTPNKNDLSKEKVCYTPELGEVAHLSPKSLKQPEARVKFPDSEVPRYHNKLFKNPEGLKERCVFERLTDHRFFTGSHRERFDENGRGRGLAGRENLYFFDGNTESYSRVHEVYSSVLPRQRRPMVPPNTLGVKKFGVQIEPPKLVWLYRNGDKHHDGVSFYIRPYIRTMKTLLIEIGKELTLIAGPVRKIYDQNLRPVTQLDDFVDGAKYLCTSGEPPASPEKLEKFMSEWVIQKLF, translated from the exons ATGACTGGATTTATTCAATATCTGGACGAGACCTGCAATTACAACCCAAACCCCTTC TTGGTAACTCCCAATAAGAATGATTTATCTAAGGAAAAGGTTTGTTATACCCCGGAACTTGGCGAAGTTGCACACTTGAGTCCGAAGTCTCTAAAACAGCCTGAAGCGAGGGTCAAATTTCCCGATTCTGAGGTTCCTAGGTACCACAATAAGCTTTTTAAGAACCCTGAAGGCCTCAAGGAGCGATGTGTGTTTGAGAGGCTAACTGACCACAGGTTCTTCACTGGGAGTCACAGGGAAAGGTTTGACGAGAACGGCCGAGGCAGAGGTCTTGCTGGACGTGAGAATTTGTACTTTTTTGACGGGAACACTGAGTCCTACAGCCGTGTTCATGAGGTTTATTCTTCGGTTTTACCCCGCCAGAGGCGTCCTATGGTTCCTCCCAACACTCTTGGGGTTAAAAAATTTGGTGTTCAAATCGAGCCTCCAAAGCTCGTTTGGCTTTATCGCAACGGTGACAAACACCATGACGGTGTTTCCTTCTATATCAGACCCTATATAAGGACCATGAAGACTCTGCTAATTGAAATTGGAAAA GAACTAACTCTTATAGCTGGTCCTGTTCGTAAGATTTATGACCAGAATTTGAGGCCTGTCACTCAGTTGGATGATTTTGTTGATGGCGCCAAATACCTCTGTACTTCAG GTGAGCCCCCGGCCTCTCCCGAGAAACTGGAAAAATTCATGAGCGAGTGGGTGATTCAGAAACTTTTCTAA
- a CDS encoding uncharacterized protein (Tap349h10.p1c.C.cand.135 - score = 42.78;~SMART pfam:TYA (PF01021) at aa 1-427, E()=5.20e+00; pfam:Cornifin (PF02389) at aa 27-213, E()=2.40e+00; S_TK_X (SM00133) at aa 90-143, E()=2.24e+03; RICIN (SM00458) at aa 187-345, E()=3.20e03; NEAT (SM00725) at aa 209-352, E()=8.72e+05; ZM (SM00735) at aa 263-286, E()=6.50e+03; CRF (SM00039) at aa 328-364, E()=2.53e+03; PRY (SM00589) at aa 329-373, E()=5.59e+03; SOCS (SM00253) at aa 329-369, E()=2.42e+03) — protein MPATRLFKKESGYESIDPSGCENKNESDFEAKQTLTTDSTENQNQTLPQTDTPQQDLLPTTPQPNDLQTNEPQTDEVEPKQNTQIKRDAHQMPFEGLHQMPMQGPFNPQINHSLNINQTQQPMMPHSNIPMPHMVHPGFPVMGFPVFPPMMNQPTVNQGNMNMSEFAYVPPPMRFPGKEMGSVDHMTPQAVLGRLSGHPLLPMTSFGHQQTGAQTTNYNQFFDFKDETEYNLAFLDHSGGVVYDNGSYSHGGRWLTFWEYKGRIWRKSFPVSLFGSEGAKELAETFWVSKMRAIQLFNRNKQDKILRMEKRAETRGRKKKILTNLETPVPHLSLDPTLAAQFILQDQNKKESKDAPQPKTLKDSPKEETSDFKPREREARTDNRDLEGLEWDSESSSWCFDKVENDTIVKFKFKCDNKEEGLKEIRALREDYEYELLEEYTKPVSKGVFYDKVRMNWRVLISSPPRGIKKYKLFSVTKLGYKLAKEAAMSYRENLDSLGGEEPDGSSDPVPPEDLSDDPLVHHFYTVLSSIAVREVKDGLS, from the coding sequence ATGCCTGCTACGAGGTTGTTTAAAAAAGAGTCCGGATATGAATCGATCGACCCTTCTGGCtgtgaaaataaaaatgaatccGATTTCGAAGCCAAACAAACCCTGACAACCGATTCCACTGAGAATCAAAACCAAACACTCCCTCAAACAGACACCCCTCAACAGGATCTGTTACCTACCACTCCTCAACCAAATGATCTACAGACAAACGAACCTCAGACAGATGAAGTAGAGCCAAAACAGAATACACAGATAAAAAGAGATGCGCATCAAATGCCATTTGAAGGATTACATCAAATGCCAATGCAGGGGCCATTTAACCCCCAGATTAACCATTCACTCAACATTAACCAGACCCAACAACCAATGATGCCTCACTCGAACATTCCCATGCCTCACATGGTTCACCCAGGTTTCCCAGTCATGGGATTTCCTGTTTTCCCGCCCATGATGAATCAACCTACGGTGAACCAGGGAAATATGAACATGAGCGAATTCGCTTATGTACCACCTCCGATGAGATTCCCTGGGAAAGAAATGGGATCTGTGGATCATATGACACCGCAAGCAGTTTTGGGACGTCTGAGTGGTCACCCTCTGCTACCAATGACCTCATTTGGGCACCAACAAACGGGAGCCCAGACCACAAATTATAACCAATTCTTCGACTTCAAGGACGAGACCGAATATAATTTGGCATTTTTGGATCACTCAGGAGGAGTGGTGTACGACAACGGCTCGTACTCGCACGGTGGAAGATGGCTTACATTTTGGGAATACAAGGGAAGGATTTGGAGAAAGTCATTTCCAGTATCGCTGTTTGGGAGCGAAGGCGCAAAGGAGTTGGCGGAGACGTTTTGGGTGAGTAAGATGAGGGCGATTCAACTATTTAACCGTAATAAGCAGGACAAGATTCTGAGGATGGAAAAGAGAGCAGAAACCAGAGGAAGAAAGAAAAAAATCCTGACCAATTTGGAAACTCCAGTACCACATTTGAGTTTGGACCCGACCCTTGCAGCCCAGTTCATTCTTCAAGACCAAAACAAAAAGGAGTCAAAGGATGCTCCGCAACCTAAAACCCTCAAGGACTCCCCGAAGGAGGAGACGAGTGATTTTAAGCCGAGGGAAAGGGAAGCTCGAACTGACAATAGAGATCTTGAGGGTTTGGAGTGGGATTCTGAAAGCAGCTCTTGGTGTTTTGATAAGGTTGAAAATGACACTATAGTAAAGTTCAAATTCAAATGTGATAATAAGGAGGAGGGTTTGAAGGAGATTCGAGCACTCAGGGAGGATTATGAATACGAACTTTTGGAGGAATATACAAAACCAGTTTCGAAGGGTGTTTTCTATGATAAAGTTCGCATGAACTGGAGAGTCCTAATCTCAAGCCCACCCCGTGGAATCAAAAAGTATAAACTCTTTAGTGTCACTAAACTCGGATACAAACTGGCTAAAGAGGCCGCAATGTCATACAGGGAAAACCTAGACTCCTTGGGAGGTGAGGAACCCGATGGTTCCTCTGATCCTGTTCCTCCTGAGGACCTTTCTGATGATCCTTTGGTACATCACTTTTACACTGTTCTAAGTTCTATCGCCGTTAGAGAAGTCAAGGACGGCTTATCCTAA
- a CDS encoding uncharacterized protein (Tap349h10.p1c.C.cand.134 - score = 21.66;~SMART pfam:zf-C3HC4 (PF00097) at aa 43-79, E()=6.00e-02; pfam:Mnd1 (PF03962) at aa 12-144, E()=7.80e+00; ArfGap (SM00105) at aa 26-130, E()=6.59e+02; LIM (SM00132) at aa 29-66, E()=1.96e+03; PHD (SM00249) at aa 30-67, E()=1.03e+03; RINGv (SM00744) at aa 42-67, E()=3.55e+03; RING (SM00184) at aa 43-181, E()=2.85e+00; HMG (SM00398) at aa 50-112, E()=2.96e+03; TRASH (SM00746) at aa 62-93, E()=1.16e+06; pfam:Troponin (PF00992) at aa 73-209, E()=5.90e+00; pfam:DUF466 (PF04328) at aa 99-154, E()=7.40e+00), which produces MTRHSKNNTAGSIFTYHERKKVKDFNTLKQRLGAPSMRKFEQCWLCLSTAVKPVTTPLGYIYCKECILMSLSKQMENNKRLLAQWESEMKMWQKREDEMKEQEDLEKKRKLVIDNLYSLNSVKKPNTNVETKKNVFKEDLDYRQGANFWGVESSSKPRSNESKSEYQPPPKPKNVLSCPLSGRPLKVKDLVELHPDTGSTSDSPSSEVVWLCSVSKKPILHNQAYAYKKNGKIVMKQYVGATDNPQDRESFITLIPAGTAFSSHNNVEAKKCRPCMQ; this is translated from the exons ATGACTAGGCATAGTAAAAACAATACTGCTGGCTCTATTTTTACCTACCATGAGCGGAAGAAGGTCAAAG ACTTTAACACACTAAAACAGAGGCTTGGAGCTCCTTCAATGAGAAAGTTCGAGCAGTGTTGGCTCTGTTTATCAACCGCAGTGAAGCCAGTGACCACACCTTTAGGGTATATTTACTGCAAGGAGTGTATTTTGATGTCACTGTCAAAGCAGATGGAAAATAACAAGAGATTACTAGCTCAATGGGAATCTGAAATGAAGATGTGGCAGAAAAGGGAGGATGAAATGAAGGAACAGGAAGATCTTGAGAAAAAGCGTAAATTGGttattgataatttgtACTCTTTGAACTCAGTTAAAAAGCCTAACACAAATGTTGAAACTAAGAAGAATGTTTTTAAAGAGGATTTAGACTATAGACAAGGAGCCAATTTTTGGGGCGTAGAATCCTCATCTAAACCAAGATCAAACGAGAGCAAGTCAGAATATCAACCTCCTCCAAAACCTAAAAATGTGTTATCTTGTCCATTATCAGGAAGGCCCTTAAAAGTTAAAGACTTGGTTGAATTGCATCCAGATACAGGATCTACATCAGATTCACCTTCATCTGAAGTTGTTTGGTTGTGTTCTGTCTCTAAAAAACCCATTCTTCATAACCAAGCCTACGCATATAAAAAAAATGGTAAAATAGTTATGAAACAGTACGTCGGAGCAACAGATAACCCCCAGGATAGAGAGTCTTTCATAACCTTAATCCCAGCCGGGACAGCATTTTCCTCACATAACAATGTAGAGGCCAAGAAATGCAGACCATGTATGCAATAA
- a CDS encoding uncharacterized protein (Tap349h10.p1c.cand.92 - score = 45.09;~SMART 2 BBOX (SM00336) at aa 252-309, E()=6.05e-04; 314-359, E()=4.54e-01; RPEL (SM00707) at aa 15-41, E()=2.70e+03; EH (SM00027) at aa 56-138, E()=3.62e+03; NGF (SM00140) at aa 140-195, E()=6.12e+02; HintC (SM00305) at aa 185-231, E()=1.08e+03; JAS_MPN (SM00232) at aa 185-329, E()=5.5e+02; DNaseIc (SM00476) at aa 237-430, E()=5.09e+03; overlapping pfam:FYVE (PF01363) at aa 245-296, E()=5.20e-01; FYVE (SM00064) at aa 246-296, E()=8.19e+00; AWS (SM00570) at aa 252-305, E()=2.86e+03; overlapping pfam:zf-B_box (PF00643) at aa 252-309, E()=4.90e-03; FES (SM00525) at aa 253-272, E()=6.90e+03; PHD (SM00249) at aa 256-335, E()=5.35e+02; DM6 (SM00689) at aa 256-368, E()=1.09e+03; overlapping pfam:PHD (PF00628) at aa 256-293, E()=2.00e+00): MENVVIRDSDEWDSIEFALQLRCRSSRVRLLQAWNIIRPESLSMFNRRSKNMLVLEAFVDTESLDRSNSVQDVCTRGFDIGAPGFLVTFGNLSLSGFPLLSTDSKGKTLLDNETCALDPNGNPLPSKTPPEVSSSIYGEKRVFEYFVCDVGVGKSLEVPGVVEAQTSRVSMPVEYDSYFLTNSENLRLDSLTVFAGSNEIENGALDVSEEVQSKGVLPQNTFKHNYIIYDSSQILPRYLIQFEFDPSADESFALPLCDNCQSDVSTIYCPSDSARHVLLNFISFRICTKCDVRLHSNNKVVSRHIRVPLSEMPRPYTKCKIHQTKSYHLYCTVCETPICQLCTVNHIHELEGSTSFIPISTAYEAVVQNLNSTTDVSLRERKNQLLEILNKVDEVKNKVSENCQNVEAQCYEKLESALSDLNRMVECSLEVVSTEQTENKRQLNEINWSESFVDHMRSTLLPADYLRSWLRHCRLRDEFAQNSSQQPLKELFPDISLEAELSIIPKDTHAHLQTKIHT, encoded by the exons ATGGAAAATGTTGTAATTAGAGACAGTGATGAGTGGGACTCGATAGAGTTTGCCCTTCAGCTCCGATGCCGCTCATCTAGGGTTAGATTACTCCAGGCCTGGAATATCATCCGGCCGGAATCATTATCTATGTTTAACCGTCGCAGCAAg AATATGCTGGTTCTTGAGGCATTCGTTGATACAGAATCTTTAGATCGGTCAAATTCAGTTCAGGATGTGTGTACCCGGGGCTTCGATATCGGCGCTCCTGGGTTTCTGGTAACTTTCGGGAACTTGAG TCTCTCTGGATTCCCTTTATTAAGCACTGATTCTAAAGGCAAAACTCTTTTGGACAATGAAACAT GCGCCCTTGATCCAAACGGCAACCCATTACCTTCTAAAACCCCTCCCGAAGTTTCCTCTTCAATTTACGGTGAGAAGAGGGTGTTCGAGTATTTCGTCTGCGATGTCG GGGTAGGTAAATCTTTGGAGGTTCCTGGCGTAGTTGAGGCTCAAACTTCCAGAGTATCTATGCCCGTAGAATACGACTCTTACTTTCTGACAAATTCAGAAAATTTGAGGCTCGATTCTTTAACAGTCTTTGCCGGATCAAATGAGATCGAAAATGGTGCCCTGGATGTTTCTGAAGAGGTTCAATCCAAGGGCGTTTTACCACAAAACACCTTCAAGCAtaattacataatttatGACTCATCACAg ATTTTACCGAGATATCTCATCCAATTTGAGTTTGACCCTAGCGCAGATGAGTCTTTTGCCCTTCCTCTCTGCGACAACTGTCAGAGTGATGTGTCAACAATATACTGCCCATCAGATAGCGCAAGGCAcgttttattaaatttcatatCTTTTAGGATCTGTACCAAGTGTGATGTTCGTCTTCACTCCAATAATAAGGTTGTTTCAAGGCACATTAGGGTCCCCTTGAGCGAG ATGCCAAGGCCTTACACCAAGTGCAAAATTCACCAAACAAAGTCATATCATCTTTACTGCACTGTATGCGAGACTCCGATATGTCAGCTTTGCACAGTTAATCACATCCACGAACTAG AGGGTTCCACTTCTTTCATTCCAATTTCAACAGCCTATGAGGCTGTGGTTCAAAACCTGAATTCAACCACCGACGTCTCTTTGAGGGAGAGGAAGAATCAGCTATTGGAGATTCTCAATAAGGTTGACGAGGTCAAAAATAAAGTTTCTGAAAACTGCCAAAATGTGGAGGCTCAATGTTACGAGAAGCTAGAATCTGCACTCAGTGACCTTAACAGGATGGTCGAATGTTCTCTAGAAGTAGTTTCGACTGAACAAACCGAGAATAAGAGGCAGCTTAATGAGATTAACTGGTCAGAATCCTTTGTGGACCACATGAGAAGCACTCTTTTACCTGCCGATTATCTCAGGTCCTGGCTCCGTCATTGCAGACTCAGGGACGAGTTTGCCCAGAACAGCTCTCAGCAGCCTCTCAAAGAACTATTTCCTGATATATCTCTTGAGGCTGAGCTCAGCATAATTCCCAAGGACACACACGCTCATCTTCAAACCAAAATTCACACATAA
- a CDS encoding uncharacterized protein (Tap349h10.p1c.C.cand.133 - score = 24.23;~SMART 6 transmembrane domains at aa 37-59, 119-141, 148-165, 169-191, 212-234 and 244-286;~6 probable transmembrane helices predicted for TA07575 by TMHMM2.0 at aa 37-59, 119-141, 148-165, 169-191, 212-234 and 244-266), which translates to MDNYKGQFRWENVKTYFTDPTLLTLEVLFIVLTLSNVYVVHTLFVTVLPAPLFVTWWQLAQGLWTAWVLGDFGTSYPKLAYFPPVTIDSKLLKELFIPTVSYVAMLSSANVLLSKAPSTAAFPILASGAVAAHHAARFVACGEEYMPLRWKAVGFLLMAFVLGATDSKVAPGNVVTVACLYALLAAVFRAGCMERALHVVNGKGNALHNHQHLIGTLLLPLAIVFSGELTVLIRDLPFDPFSTRTWQVWGCFVTVGALPFLKNVVSNRLIRQTGQAPWRCLELLSVALLFVIGSAQLSPSWRSVLSTGFVLAGRFLGAMDVVKNLNPDSEPTEMYNQASKPFLVEEHSSTHELA; encoded by the coding sequence atggaTAATTATAAGGGACAGTTTAGATGGGAAAATGTTAAAACATACTTTACGGACCCAACCCTGTTAACCCTGGAAGTGTTGTTCATTGTCTTGACACTAAGTAATGTTTATGTGGTACACACTTTGTTTGTAACAGTGCTCCCGGCTCCTTTATTTGTGACATGGTGGCAACTGGCCCAAGGATTATGGACCGCCTGGGTCCTTGGTGACTTTGGAACCTCATACCCCAAACTGGCATATTTCCCACCGGTTACAATAGATTCGAAACTTCTGAAGGAACTGTTCATTCCTACAGTCTCTTACGTTGCGATGCTATCATCAGCGAATGTCCTCCTTTCAAAGGCTCCCAGCACTGCAGCATTCCCCATTCTCGCTTCAGGAGCAGTTGCAGCTCACCACGCCGCTCGCTTCGTTGCTTGCGGAGAGGAGTACATGCCACTGAGGTGGAAGGCAGTTGGATTTCTACTAATGGCGTTTGTTCTGGGAGCTACAGATTCTAAGGTTGCACCAGGAAACGTTGTTACTGTAGCCTGCCTTTACGCACTTTTGGCTGCAGTTTTTAGGGCCGGGTGTATGGAAAGAGCTCTGCACGTCGTAAACGGTAAGGGAAACGCTTTACACAACCATCAACACCTAATTGGGACTCTTTTGCTTCCTTTAGCTATAGTTTTTAGTGGAGAGTTGACTGTTTTGATTCGGGATTTGCCATTTGACCCATTCTCTACCAGGACATGGCAGGTTTGGGGATGTTTCGTCACCGTGGGGGCTCTCCCTTTCTTGAAAAATGTAGTTTCAAACAGATTAATAAGACAAACCGGCCAGGCTCCATGGAGGTGCCTTGAACTTCTATCAGTTGCACTCCTGTTTGTTATTGGTTCAGCTCAACTCTCACCTTCATGGCGCTCTGTGCTTTCCACAGGATTTGTGCTCGCTGGAAGATTTCTTGGAGCTATGGACGTGGTAAAGAACTTGAATCCGGATTCAGAACCCACTGAAATGTACAACCAGGCCTCAAAACCATTCCTAGTGGAGGAACACTCAAGCACACATGAACTTGCataa
- a CDS encoding uncharacterized protein (Tap349h10.p1c.C.cand.132 - score = 9.16;~SMART pfam:BolA (PF01722) at aa 1-77, E()=6.70e-24), giving the protein MVRALVEEKIRSALSPTILKLVDKSGGCGAAFDAVIVSSLFEGKSLLDRHRLVNSALSEEMEKIHAFSMKCHTPKEWEEKNKND; this is encoded by the coding sequence ATGGTTAGGGCATTAGTTGAAGAAAAAATCAGATCTGCACTTTCACCAACAATTCTCAAACTAGTGGACAAATCAGGAGGATGTGGAGCAGCTTTTGATGCTGTAATAGTTTCTAGTTTATTTGAGGGTAAAAGCCTATTGGATCGACATAGGTTGGTGAACTCAGCCTTATCAGAGGAAATGGAAAAAATCCACGCATTCAGCATGAAATGTCACACCCCTAAAGAATGGGAagaaaaaaacaaaaatgaTTGA